The Deltaproteobacteria bacterium genome contains the following window.
CTGTCACGCCAACTTCTTGAGCGTCGTTTCGTTTGCGTGGACCATTTCAACAAGTGCAGCAGGAGGTTTTTGAGGTGACTTTCGACTGCTCGTCTCTCACTGCGGCCCATGTCTTCTAGTTCCTCGGCAATCGCCTCAGAGTCCAGCTCGTCGAAGCTATGCGCCCGGAGGTGCGCGGCTTGTGCAACGAGCCAGTCATGATAGTCCAGCTCATCCAGCGATGGCTTTAACAGCGGTGCGCCCATAGTGTGACCCTCATCAAGACGCCAGCCTAGGAATGATCGGAGGTGCTGTCAATCTGCTTCGATGACTACCGTGCCCCCGCGCAAAAATGCCACGCTCATGGCTGGGGCATTGTGGGCATAGCCGACGCGCCCCAGCGCATCGATGACGATCACACCGGCTTCGCTGGCCGTGCGTTGCTGGCAGAGTTTTATTGCCCGGCGAGCCGCTTGCGTTGGGTCAATGCCGCTCCGCAAAAACTCGACTGTGACCCGAGCGAGCGTCGTGCGTATGATCGCTTCGCCGACACCGGTGGCGGATACCGCTCCTAGGGTATCGTCCGCATATGTGCCGGCACCAACAATGGCAGAATCTCCCACGCGGCCTGGGTGCTTGTTGAAAATGCCGCCGGTAGAGGTGGCTGCTGCCAGATGGCCAGTCGTATCGAACGCCACCGCACCGACCGTGCCCGGCTCGCCTTGCGTCTGCGCGCTTTGCCAACGTTGGCGCTGTCGCTCCGTGATAAGCTGCTCTGGCGTAATCTCTGGAATGTCATGCGTGCGGGCAAATTCTTCCGCCCCAGTCCCAACCAAGAAAACATGCTGCCCTTCCTGCATGATCGCCCGCGCCAGGAGAATAGGATTCTGCACGGTTCTTACCGCGCCCACCGCGCCGGCGTGAAACGTGGAGCCTTCCATGAGAGAAGCATCCATTTCGACGCTGCCGTCGCGATTCAAACACGAGCCGATGCCGG
Protein-coding sequences here:
- a CDS encoding DUF29 domain-containing protein yields the protein MGAPLLKPSLDELDYHDWLVAQAAHLRAHSFDELDSEAIAEELEDMGRSERRAVESHLKNLLLHLLKWSTQTKRRSRSWRDSIDTARYALFDLLDDSPSLRSQLAEFVERQYPRARRSAANQTGLVEAEFPPLCPFSLNQVLDHEFFPEMRSE
- a CDS encoding isoaspartyl peptidase/L-asparaginase, which produces MTPSLIIHGGAGSPAPKLSTARRNGLQHAFTAAWSILAQGGSALDAVVQAVVLLEDDPTFNAGIGSCLNRDGSVEMDASLMEGSTFHAGAVGAVRTVQNPILLARAIMQEGQHVFLVGTGAEEFARTHDIPEITPEQLITERQRQRWQSAQTQGEPGTVGAVAFDTTGHLAAATSTGGIFNKHPGRVGDSAIVGAGTYADDTLGAVSATGVGEAIIRTTLARVTVEFLRSGIDPTQAARRAIKLCQQRTASEAGVIVIDALGRVGYAHNAPAMSVAFLRGGTVVIEAD